The genomic DNA CGTCGAGGCGGCCATGACCATCGACGTCGTGGGCGCCGGTCTGCGCGTGGAAGAGGTCGAATGCGACCTCCACCACCGCGTCACCGGTCGCGATCTGAAAGCGCAGCTGCACCGCGCAGCACAGTACCGCGACGTCGCCCGCGCGATCCTCGTCCGCCGCCTCCGCGCGAAGCGGAATGGCGGGACGCCAGGCGGCGTCTCCTCCGCCCCCGCCGATTCCGGGTCTTCCGAATCCACGCAGAATTCCTCCGATCCACACAAGGAGACCGGCAAGTGAGCCTCAACCGTTTCGCGTACCTCGGCCCTGAGGCCACTTTCACCGAGGCGGCCCTGCTCAGCTTCCTCGACTCCCGGAACCTGCGCGCCGAGGCCACGACGCACCCGATGCGCAATGCCCCTTCGGCGCTCGACGCGGTGCTCGAGGGCGACTGCGATGCCGCGGTCGTGCCGATCGAGAACTCCCTGGAAGGCGGTGTGCCCGCCACGATCGATGCGCTGACCGAGAATGGGCGTCTGCAGATCATCGCCGAGGTGGTCGTGCCCGTCCGCTTCGTCCTCGCCGTCAAACCCGGCACCACCAGGGAGGAGATCTCCTCCTTCGGTTCGCACCCGCACGGCGAGGCACAGGTGCGGGCGTTCATGAACGAGAACTTCCCCGAAGCCGTCTACCTGCCGACGTCCTCGACTGCCGCGGCCGCCCGGGATCTGGCCAATGACGCCGGCGACCATATGGCTGCCGTCTGCCCGGCGCTGGCCGCGCAGCGCTACGGACTCGAGATCGTCGCCGAGGACATCGGCGACCGCAAAGACGCCGTCACCCGATTCGTCGTGGTCACCCGCCCGGGTCCGCTGCCCGCTCCGACCGGGGCCGATAAGACGACCATCGTCGCGGCCCTGCGTTCGGACCGTGCGGGTTCGCTGCTCGAACTGCTCGAACAGTTCTCCAGCCGCGGGATCAACATGTCTCGCATCGAATCCCGGCCGACCGGTGACGGGCTGGGCCTCTACCAGTTCTCGATCGACCTGCTCGGACACATCCATGAGGCACGGATGGCCGAGGCCCTGCAGGGTGTCCACCGGGCGGCCCTCAAGCTGCACTTCCTCGGCAGCTACCCGAGCTCTGACGGAGCAGTGGTGCCGATCGACCCGACGACGACGGACGAGTCATTCGCCGCAGCCGCCGATTGGCTGGAGAAGACCCTCCACGGCTGATGGTGCAGTACTGCTGACTGTCTCGGTTCATCACAGAGTGCGGTGATTGCATCGGACTGCCGCCCGCCTGCCCCTCTTCTCACCGGGAACGTCTGCAATACTGAGGTCTACTGGTAAGTAAGTGTGCGCAGATTGTCAGAATCCGCCGCCCGTTGCGGACAATCTGCGCACACTTAACGTCGGTTCAACGGCCGACAGATGCGACAGAGGAGTCGACGATGAGTTCTTTCAACAGCACGGGCCCGTCCCGCTCATCCGATGATGGCGGCGACAGCTCCGCGATGGGAGATCCTTCCGCCCCGGGCCGCCCATCCCCCGATGCGATCATCGTCGGGGCCGGACTCGCCGGACTCGTCGCAGCCCACGAACTCACCCAGGCCGGTAAGCGGGTACTCATCCTCGATCAGGAGAACCGCGCCAACCTCGGCGGACAGGCGTTCTGGTCCCTCGGCGGGCTCTTCCTCATCGACTCCCCCGAACAGCGGCGACTGCGCATCCACGATTCGCTCGAGCTCGCCAAAGACGACTGGGCCACCTCGGCGGGCTTCGACCGCGACGAGGATCATTGGCCCCGGAAATGGGCGGAGGCCTACCTCGAGTTCGCCGCCGGCGAGAAGCGCCAGTACCTGCGTGACCTCGGCTTACGCCTGACCCCGATCGTCGGCTGGGCCGAACGCGGCGGGTCCGGGGCGGGTGAACACGGCAATTCCGTGCCCCGTTTCCACCTCACCTGGGGCACCGGCCCCGAGGTGGTCCGAGTCTTCCGTGAACCGGTCGAGACCGCGGAGGCCGCGGGACTCGTCGAGTTCGCCTTCCGTCACCGCGTGGACGAACTCATCACCGAGGATGGAGCCGTCGTCGGTGTCCGCGGGCGGACGCTCGCCCCCAGTCACACGGCCCGCGGAGTCGAATCGAACCGCGACGAAATCGCCGACTTCGAACTCCGGGCACCCGCCGTCATCGTCACCACCGGCGGCATCGGGCACAATTTCGATCTGATGAAGAAGTACTGGCCGGTCGACCGCCTCGGCGAGTTCCCGGATACGATGCTCGCCGGAGTGCCCGCTCATGTGGACGGGCGGATGCTGCAGATCGCCGAGTATGCCGGAGCCAGCCTCATCAACCGGGACCGGATCTGGGCGTACACGGAGGGCATCGAGAACTGGAATCCGATCTGGCCGGGGCACGGGATCCGCATCATTCCGGGACCGTCGTCGATGTGGTTCGATGCCGAGGGCAATCGGTTCCCGGCACCGAACTATCCGGGCTTCGATACGAATCGGACGATGCACACGATCCTTGAGACCGGGAACGACTATTCGTGGTTCGTGCTCAACGAGTCGATCATCCGCAAGGAGTTCGCGCTCTCCGGTTCGGAG from Brevibacterium sp. JSBI002 includes the following:
- the pheA gene encoding prephenate dehydratase, which translates into the protein MSLNRFAYLGPEATFTEAALLSFLDSRNLRAEATTHPMRNAPSALDAVLEGDCDAAVVPIENSLEGGVPATIDALTENGRLQIIAEVVVPVRFVLAVKPGTTREEISSFGSHPHGEAQVRAFMNENFPEAVYLPTSSTAAAARDLANDAGDHMAAVCPALAAQRYGLEIVAEDIGDRKDAVTRFVVVTRPGPLPAPTGADKTTIVAALRSDRAGSLLELLEQFSSRGINMSRIESRPTGDGLGLYQFSIDLLGHIHEARMAEALQGVHRAALKLHFLGSYPSSDGAVVPIDPTTTDESFAAAADWLEKTLHG
- a CDS encoding FAD-binding dehydrogenase, with the translated sequence MGDPSAPGRPSPDAIIVGAGLAGLVAAHELTQAGKRVLILDQENRANLGGQAFWSLGGLFLIDSPEQRRLRIHDSLELAKDDWATSAGFDRDEDHWPRKWAEAYLEFAAGEKRQYLRDLGLRLTPIVGWAERGGSGAGEHGNSVPRFHLTWGTGPEVVRVFREPVETAEAAGLVEFAFRHRVDELITEDGAVVGVRGRTLAPSHTARGVESNRDEIADFELRAPAVIVTTGGIGHNFDLMKKYWPVDRLGEFPDTMLAGVPAHVDGRMLQIAEYAGASLINRDRIWAYTEGIENWNPIWPGHGIRIIPGPSSMWFDAEGNRFPAPNYPGFDTNRTMHTILETGNDYSWFVLNESIIRKEFALSGSEQNPDLTEKDIRITLDRVRSSDAPGPIEAFKKYGSDFVVAETTEDLVAGMNARSRGPVIDHDHLVEQIQQRDRQTEHAFSKDAQVQAIHNARSYLGDKIVRAVKPHKILDPAHGPLIAVRLSLLSRKTLGGLETNLDGQVLAGSGETIPGLYAAGEVTGFGGGGMHGYNALEGTFLGGCIFSGLRAGRAAAEQAGRAVASGRPESGSAQGEGAHS